In one window of Pristiophorus japonicus isolate sPriJap1 chromosome 9, sPriJap1.hap1, whole genome shotgun sequence DNA:
- the LOC139273588 gene encoding zinc finger protein 239-like has translation MVHSCVVCGRGFNLSSNLERHKNTRTTDKPWECGDCGKRFNYPSDLEVHRRSHTGERPFTCSVCGKGFTLKCNLLTHQRVHTGERPFTCSKCGKGFTCSSNQLIHQRVHTGERPFTCSECGKGFACSSNLLTHQRVHTGERPFTCSMCGKGFTVSSNLLAHQRVHTGERPFTCSVCGKGFTTSSNLLTHQRVHK, from the coding sequence ATGGTGCATTCATGTGTTGTGTGTGGACGAGGTTTCAActtatcatccaacctggagagacacaagaacACTCGCACCACAgataaaccgtgggaatgtggggactgtggaaagagattcaattacccgtctgatctggaagttcatcggcgcagtcacaccggggagaggccgttcacctgctcagtgtgtgggaagggattcactttgaaatgcaacctgctgacacaccagcgagttcacactggggagagaccgttcacttgctccaagtgtgggaagggcttcacttgttcatccaaccagctgatacaccagcgagttcacaccggggagaggccattcacttgttctgagtgtgggaagggatttgcttgttcatccaaccttctaactcaccagcgagttcacactggggagagaccattcacctgctccatgtgtgggaagggattcactgtgtcatctaacctgctggcacaccagcgagttcacactggggagagaccattcacctgctcagtgtgtgggaagggattcacaacctcatccaacctgctgacacaccagcgagttcacaagtga